The Corvus hawaiiensis isolate bCorHaw1 chromosome 2, bCorHaw1.pri.cur, whole genome shotgun sequence genome includes a window with the following:
- the PRDX4 gene encoding peroxiredoxin-4 isoform X2 gives MEAAGGAGVRRQALLLLLVAAALGGEAEAEEPRPARQRGDEQCHYYAGGQVYPGEAARLPVSDHSLHLSQAKISKPAPYWEGTAVINGEFKELKLTDYEGKYLVFFFYPLDFTFVCPTEIIAFSDRIEEFRAINTEVVACSVDSKFTHLAWINTPRKQGGLGPMKIPLLSDLTHQISKDYGVYLEDQGHTLRGLFIIDNKRILRQITMNDLPVGRSVDETLRLVQAFQYTDKHGEVCPAGWKPGSETIKPEEAMRVWWPREEL, from the exons ATGGaggcggccggcggggccggggtcCGGCGCcaggcgctgctgctgctcctggtggcGGCGGCGCTGGGAGGCGAAGCGGAGGCGGAGGAGCCGCGCCCGGCGCGGCAGCGCGGGGACGAGCAGTGCCATTACTACGCGGGCGGGCAGGTGTACCCCGGGGAGGCGGCTCGGCTGCCCGTCTCCGACCACTCGCtgcacctcagccaggccaagA TCTCCAAGCCAGCACCTTACTGGGAGGGAACAGCAGTCATTAATGGAGAGTTTAAAGAGCTGAAATTAACAGATTATGAAGGAAAATATCTTGTCTTCTTCTTCTATCCTCTGGACTT TACATTTGTCTGTCCAACTGAGATAATCGCCTTCAGTGACCGAATTGAAGAATTCAGAGCAATAAATACCGAAGTAGTAGCATGTTCTGTGGACTCCAAATTCACTCACTTAGCATG GATTAATACTCCCCGTAAGCAAGGAGGACTTGGACCAATGAAGATTCCCCTTCTTTCTGATCTGACACACCAGATTTCAAAGGATTATGGAGTGTATCTGGAAGATCAAGGACATACACTTAG aggCCTTTTCATTATTGACAATAAGAGAATCCTTCGACAAATCACAATGAATGACCTTCCTGTTGGGAGATCAGTGGATGAAACACTTCGTTTAGTACAAGCATTCCAGTATACAGACAAACATGGAGAAG tttgcccTGCTGGTTGGAAACCTGGCAGTGAAACA ATCAAACCAGAGGAAGCCATGAGAGTGTGGTGGCCAAGGGAAGAACT ATAA
- the PRDX4 gene encoding peroxiredoxin-4 isoform X1 translates to MEAAGGAGVRRQALLLLLVAAALGGEAEAEEPRPARQRGDEQCHYYAGGQVYPGEAARLPVSDHSLHLSQAKISKPAPYWEGTAVINGEFKELKLTDYEGKYLVFFFYPLDFTFVCPTEIIAFSDRIEEFRAINTEVVACSVDSKFTHLAWINTPRKQGGLGPMKIPLLSDLTHQISKDYGVYLEDQGHTLRGLFIIDNKRILRQITMNDLPVGRSVDETLRLVQAFQYTDKHGEVCPAGWKPGSETIIPDPAGKLKYFDKLN, encoded by the exons ATGGaggcggccggcggggccggggtcCGGCGCcaggcgctgctgctgctcctggtggcGGCGGCGCTGGGAGGCGAAGCGGAGGCGGAGGAGCCGCGCCCGGCGCGGCAGCGCGGGGACGAGCAGTGCCATTACTACGCGGGCGGGCAGGTGTACCCCGGGGAGGCGGCTCGGCTGCCCGTCTCCGACCACTCGCtgcacctcagccaggccaagA TCTCCAAGCCAGCACCTTACTGGGAGGGAACAGCAGTCATTAATGGAGAGTTTAAAGAGCTGAAATTAACAGATTATGAAGGAAAATATCTTGTCTTCTTCTTCTATCCTCTGGACTT TACATTTGTCTGTCCAACTGAGATAATCGCCTTCAGTGACCGAATTGAAGAATTCAGAGCAATAAATACCGAAGTAGTAGCATGTTCTGTGGACTCCAAATTCACTCACTTAGCATG GATTAATACTCCCCGTAAGCAAGGAGGACTTGGACCAATGAAGATTCCCCTTCTTTCTGATCTGACACACCAGATTTCAAAGGATTATGGAGTGTATCTGGAAGATCAAGGACATACACTTAG aggCCTTTTCATTATTGACAATAAGAGAATCCTTCGACAAATCACAATGAATGACCTTCCTGTTGGGAGATCAGTGGATGAAACACTTCGTTTAGTACAAGCATTCCAGTATACAGACAAACATGGAGAAG tttgcccTGCTGGTTGGAAACCTGGCAGTGAAACA ATAATTCCAGATCCAGCTGGAAAACTGAAGTATTTTGATAAACTAAACTGA